The genomic interval CCGTCATTGAATGTAATAATCTCATCTCCTTTACTTTTAAAATGAGTAGGCCTGTTACCATCCCCGGTCAAGGCTCCAAATTTTGGAGTACCTTTCACATCCACATGATCACCGTGACCTTCAAAACCGGTATCAAAAAGCTGGACATAACTATTTGCACTGTTTACCAACGCCCCGAAACGGCCTGCCTGGGTATTGTACACGGCAGATTTCGGATAATTTGCCTCAAATGATTCCACCGAAAGTTTAACCGGGTCGACCAGGGAAATCTGATTGGTCAATTCGTCATTTACCAGTACTCTGATAAATTTGTATTCGGTTTGTTCTTCCACCGGGATCACTTCTTCCTCCTTCTCTTTGTCACAGGAAATCAATGCTGAAACAATTGTAAATACCAGTAATGTTTTGAATAAATTCCTTTTCATACGAATATAGTTATATGCAACAATGATGCAAATATATACTCAACAATTTTATTTATGCAACAATGTTGCGTAAATGTTGAAAAGAAATAAAATGAATCCGTCAAATCCCGGTTTCCAAACAATTTATACAACAAGCAACAGCCAACGAACATGTAAAGATGTCCATAGGCTGTATCGGATCTACGAAATGAAATTATGAATCAGGCAGTAGCGTATTTTAGCAAATTGCGGCTTTCTTTTTTTACGAAGGTGATGGGTACAAACTCGTCGTTGGGCGCTCCAATATAGTATACAGTCCATTCCGGATCATGATGTGAGAGCATCTCGCTGATACAGTCGGCACGGTGAGCAACAGGATTTGTGCAGTCTTCCCAATAAAAAAGTTCGACCCGGTAATACAGCTGTTGTTTCAAACCATTAATGATTACCTGAACTTCGATGTCCTGCTTGCCTGGCAAGTTTGGAATCGGGATAGCGATATGGCTCATGTTATTGAGGTTTGGAGAAAAAGGTCAAATTGAATTGATTTAAGTATTATCGGTGGTGGTTTACAGTACTTTTTCATTTTCACTGCAGGCCCAACGCGTTATTTACCCTGCAACAAATTTGTGCCAGTAATCAATGATGTGCGTATACCTGATTAACTAACTATAAATCAGACCAATAGAATACATATAAAGTAATAAAAAATGTCCGTATATGAACAGTTTTGTCCGGCTGTGAACATCACTTTACCAGCTCTTTTTAACACCCAGATAACCTCCGTAAGAATCATTAAAAAGTTTTCCTTTATCCATTGACAATTTTGCAATGAGAGTCGTATTATACCAGTTTTTCACAGAAAGCTGCGCTGATAAAAGAGAAGAAAACTGACCACGCGATGGAGAAAAACTATCGCCTGGCATACCGAAATTCTGACTGTAAGAAGTTCGCAAAGTAAGCAGCAAAGATTCATGATATTTCCCCTGTGCACCCAAATAAAACATATTAATGCGATTATTAGGAAAAAAACGTGGCGCCAGATGTTTCGACTGATCAAGGTCTTTTCCGGGTGTAATGAACGGAGTACCAATTGTAGCACCCTGATATGAATAACCTTCGGTATACTGGCTGTGATTGAAGTAATTATCCGCGCCCTGATATATACTGCCAGGAATGTAAAACTGAGTACCGGACTGATTTGTTGTCGTTAAAAATTCCAGTGTCAGGCGTGTAAGTTTAAAACTGTGATTTGAATTTGAATGTAATTGCCAATTGGCTCCCCATAACCCATCCGGAGCATTTTTAAACAGCAGGCTGGATACGTCTTCATAAGCATGCTGATAATACAGAAGCAGCTTATCTCCATTTATTTTTGTTTCAAGAGCTGCATCATAACTTCCCACATGGTTACCGATCCGGTAACTATCAAAAGAAGTATAACCAGCCTTTTTAAACCAATTCTTAGGTGTGTAACCCAATACAACATACGGAAACAGATTCCATTCATTTGGTAGTTGTCCGTTTATAGCCAGGTCAGGATTTCGTCGCAGATAATCGGAATGGCCTGCCCATGTTACCTGGTGATTAACTCCAAAATAAAATTTCGTTTTGGAAACAGGCTTGCCAAAACGAAAATACAGATATTTCTGATGCAACCGGGCTCCATAAATATAAGGCGGTGTATTGATCCAGCCGTGTGCAAAACCGGCATTAATAGCAAGAAACTTATGGAAAGCAACGGGGACGTATCCTACCGTGGAAATCTGAATTTTAGGAATTGGAAGTGCATTTCCGGAAACCGCGTAAAAGCCCGAAGATAATGTAGAATCTCCCAGACCCATCACATCACGTTTTCTTCCGGCATAAAATTCAATATTTTTAAATCTGATCTTTACGTGTGCTTCCGGTATAACAATCCGGCTTTTATTTTCTTTATCGTAAGTTACCACCGGATTGACCACGAAACCCCAGTCGAACTTACGTTTTACTTTCGAGATACTATCCGGTTTTTTATAATCCCTGTATAAATTCAACTGAATAATCCCAAATGGAGAATGGCCGGGAATGATGCCATACTGATTAGTACGAATCCAGAAAGGTGTATCGGAATCTGGTGAAACAACGGCACCTGCCTCTAGGTCAACGTGCGGGAGGAAATCTGAAATCCGGGATTGTCCAAAGCAGTGGCTTTCAAAAATAAGTACGCCAAGAAAAATTAAAATAGAGATCCTGAATAAATTCATGGATGTTTAGAGTCGAAAGATATTCATCAAATATAATACCTCCTGACTAAATAAAGCGATATTCTATTTCTTAACCTTACATAATCTATTAGAAAATATACTATGAACGCAGCAAAACTTTCATACCCAAGTTACTCAAGAGAGACAAACCTACGATGAACAGGCGATAAAAGATGATGTTTAAATCTAATTTCTTTTACAGCAACACGTATTTACTTCTCAAATACTTTGACGGCCACATTAGTATAGCATTTATTGATCTTTCGTTATCCAGCAGATTATGAATAAGTAAGAAAGACTGGAGTAAAAAAATCTGCCAAAAACTTTCCGAAACCGAAAATTTTTTGGCA from Dyadobacter sp. NIV53 carries:
- a CDS encoding capsule assembly Wzi family protein; this encodes MNLFRISILIFLGVLIFESHCFGQSRISDFLPHVDLEAGAVVSPDSDTPFWIRTNQYGIIPGHSPFGIIQLNLYRDYKKPDSISKVKRKFDWGFVVNPVVTYDKENKSRIVIPEAHVKIRFKNIEFYAGRKRDVMGLGDSTLSSGFYAVSGNALPIPKIQISTVGYVPVAFHKFLAINAGFAHGWINTPPYIYGARLHQKYLYFRFGKPVSKTKFYFGVNHQVTWAGHSDYLRRNPDLAINGQLPNEWNLFPYVVLGYTPKNWFKKAGYTSFDSYRIGNHVGSYDAALETKINGDKLLLYYQHAYEDVSSLLFKNAPDGLWGANWQLHSNSNHSFKLTRLTLEFLTTTNQSGTQFYIPGSIYQGADNYFNHSQYTEGYSYQGATIGTPFITPGKDLDQSKHLAPRFFPNNRINMFYLGAQGKYHESLLLTLRTSYSQNFGMPGDSFSPSRGQFSSLLSAQLSVKNWYNTTLIAKLSMDKGKLFNDSYGGYLGVKKSW